One Sander vitreus isolate 19-12246 chromosome 22, sanVit1, whole genome shotgun sequence DNA segment encodes these proteins:
- the sec22c gene encoding vesicle-trafficking protein SEC22c, producing MSLILFAFVVRVRDGLPLSASTDFEHNRELQERKQQLRTVSKALACFPGRGTIKGQELNIYFVSSEGVSYMTVCHCSLPVAKAFCFLEDLRWEFTACFNSTVVTLAARPYPFLEFDSTIQKLKQQYNQSGGPALEVTLAEIQEDLRIHPPKIINLEEVELTNGIANGHMEQGTGSGQNVRLEPVTAPGILSLVLNIMCASLNIIRGVHLIEYTFQDDYEGRWNVVAFLLAFVCCVFQCHLYLFHSSVKKLKSFTLLSVIVLCNLYLLGLRNVWQLIFHISVASLSTLLILTRKLQDRTNDCGV from the exons ATGTCTCTGATCCTGTTTGCCTTTGTGGTTCGGGTCAGGGATGGACTCCCCCTGTCGGCCTCCACAGACTTTGAACACAACCGAGAGCTCCAGGAGAGGAAGCAGCAGCTCAGGACCGTCAGCAAGGCACTGGCCTGTTTCCCTGGCAGAGGGACCATCAAGGGCCAGGAGCTCAACATTTA CTTCGTCTCTTCAGAGGGTGTATCCTACATGACCGTGTGCCACTGCAGCCTCCCTGTTGCTAAGGCCTTCTGCTTCCTGGAAGATCTGCGCTGGGAGTTTACAGCATGCTTCAATAGCACTGTTGTTACCTTGGCAGCCCGGCCATATCCATTTTTGGAATTCG ACAGCACCATTCAGAAGCTGAAGCAGCAGTACAACCAGAGCGGTGGTCCGGCCCTGGAGGTGACGTTGGCAGAGATCCAGGAGGATCTGAGGATCCATCCACCCAAAATAATTAACTTAGAGGAAGTGGAGCTCACCAACGGCATTGCAAATGGGCACATGGAGCAAGGCACTGGATCTG GTCAGAATGTAAGACTAGAACCAGTGACAGCGCCAGGCATCCTCTCTCTGGTCTTAAATATCATGTGTGCATCTTTGAACATAATCCGTGGTGTTCACCTCATAGAGTACACATTCCAG GATGATTATGAAGGCAGATGGAATGTTGTGGCATTTCTTCTGGCAtttgtctgctgtgtgtttcag TGCCACCTCTACTTGTTCCATTCATCTGTGAAGAAACTCAAGTCCTTCACTCTGTTGAGTGTGATCGTCCTATGCAACCTCTACCTGCTCGGCCTGAGGAACGTGTGGCAGCTCATCTTCCACATTTCAGTCGCCTCCCTCTCCACCCTTCTCATCCTCACCCGCAAACTCCAAGACAGAACCAATGACTGTGGGGTCTGA